The Niastella koreensis GR20-10 genome includes a window with the following:
- a CDS encoding APC family permease has translation MKSTTRLNLFDLTMIVVSLVIGMGIFRTPVNVAQQAGSARMFFLAWIVGGLIALCGALTYAEIGSRLPVTGGYYKIFSYCYHPSIAFAINCIILVSNAASLAGVALIGSEYLANVLFKGSSNINTIKLIISTIAVITFYGVNLLGLKMSARTQNVLTVIKIGVVVFLISALFTGDYATTYTPAPVAAPDFMSMLKAFGACLVAVSFTYGGYQQTINFGGEVQNPSKILPKGIFFGIAIIMLLYITINYTYYKVIGFGTLKGAQSIAAILAGKLFGEKGFTILSVLLFLSVLAYVNVLLMSNPRVMYAMSEEGVLPAVFKRVSTKRNVIVVSLTAFAALSLVTLFYGKSFDEILNHTIFLDSIGMATSAGTIFILRKRGVGGDAKNSYRMKLYPLLPLIFIAAYLFIGTSIAINTPKAAWVSALTFAVFFALYFVLRIIKKSPQPN, from the coding sequence ATGAAGTCCACCACCCGTTTAAATCTGTTCGATCTAACTATGATCGTCGTCAGCCTGGTTATAGGCATGGGCATTTTTCGTACCCCGGTAAATGTAGCGCAGCAGGCAGGTTCGGCCCGGATGTTTTTTCTGGCCTGGATCGTTGGCGGGCTTATTGCCTTATGCGGGGCGCTGACCTATGCCGAAATTGGCTCCAGGTTACCGGTAACCGGCGGTTATTACAAGATCTTCTCCTATTGCTATCATCCCTCTATTGCCTTTGCCATCAACTGCATCATCCTGGTGTCAAACGCGGCTTCCCTGGCAGGGGTGGCCCTGATCGGTTCAGAATACCTGGCCAATGTATTGTTTAAGGGCAGCAGTAATATCAATACCATCAAGCTTATTATTTCTACCATTGCGGTGATCACCTTTTATGGCGTGAACCTGCTGGGGTTAAAAATGAGCGCCCGCACCCAGAATGTGCTGACGGTGATAAAAATAGGCGTGGTGGTTTTTTTGATAAGCGCTTTATTTACTGGCGACTATGCAACTACGTATACACCAGCCCCGGTGGCAGCACCCGATTTCATGAGTATGTTAAAGGCCTTCGGGGCCTGCCTCGTAGCCGTTAGTTTTACGTATGGCGGCTATCAACAAACGATAAATTTCGGAGGCGAGGTGCAGAATCCTTCAAAAATTTTACCAAAAGGAATATTTTTTGGCATAGCTATCATAATGTTGCTGTATATTACAATTAATTACACCTATTACAAGGTGATAGGTTTTGGAACTTTAAAAGGAGCACAATCCATAGCTGCCATACTCGCCGGTAAATTGTTTGGGGAAAAAGGATTCACCATTCTGTCGGTACTCTTGTTCCTGTCTGTGCTGGCCTATGTTAATGTATTGTTGATGAGTAACCCCCGTGTTATGTATGCAATGAGTGAAGAAGGCGTATTACCGGCTGTATTTAAAAGAGTAAGCACAAAAAGAAATGTAATTGTGGTTTCACTGACTGCTTTTGCAGCGCTGAGTCTTGTTACATTATTCTATGGCAAATCGTTCGACGAAATCCTTAATCACACTATTTTTTTAGATTCTATTGGTATGGCCACGTCGGCAGGTACTATTTTCATTTTGCGGAAAAGGGGAGTGGGTGGCGATGCAAAAAATAGTTATCGCATGAAGCTGTATCCGTTGCTGCCGCTGATCTTTATTGCAGCATACCTGTTTATAGGAACCAGCATAGCTATCAATACGCCCAAAGCGGCGTGGGTAAGCGCATTAACGTTCGCAGTATTTTTCGCACTGTATTTTGTGTTACGTATAATCAAGAAATCTCCTCAACCAAACTAA
- a CDS encoding DUF6580 family putative transport protein encodes MSVLKINPRNAILLLFILITAAMRLFAINGYGPLTVFTPIGAMALFGGAYFTGNVKPFAFPLLTLFISDLVLSFTVYAPFRVGLLYSGWYWTYGAFALMTIAGKLIVRDATIKNIAIAVIVSTLIHWLVSDIGGCLVDNKFSLPVYYTRLITAIPYEWRFLAGTAIYSAVLFGLFEWLQRRYTSLQPSLH; translated from the coding sequence ATGTCAGTTTTGAAGATCAACCCGCGGAACGCAATATTGCTGCTTTTTATCCTGATAACAGCAGCCATGCGTTTATTCGCCATTAACGGTTATGGCCCGCTTACCGTGTTCACTCCCATTGGCGCTATGGCTTTATTTGGCGGCGCTTATTTTACAGGTAATGTAAAACCGTTTGCATTTCCTTTACTGACATTGTTTATCAGCGACCTGGTATTGTCGTTCACTGTTTACGCTCCGTTCCGTGTTGGCTTATTGTATTCAGGCTGGTACTGGACGTATGGCGCTTTTGCCCTGATGACCATTGCCGGTAAACTGATCGTTCGCGATGCCACCATTAAAAATATTGCAATAGCAGTTATTGTGTCAACCCTCATTCACTGGCTGGTAAGCGATATTGGCGGCTGCCTGGTTGATAATAAATTTTCTTTGCCTGTGTATTACACCCGCCTGATCACTGCCATCCCCTACGAATGGCGTTTCCTGGCCGGTACAGCTATTTACAGCGCTGTTCTGTTTGGTTTGTTTGAATGGCTGCAAAGAAGATATACTTCTTTACAACCATCTCTTCATTAA
- a CDS encoding trans-sulfuration enzyme family protein codes for MNDLSYILNELGEDREQYFRAISPPIMQTSNFAFKKVDDLRKVFEDEFSTYLYSRGLNPTVDILRQKLAALDEAEDCLVFNSGASAIFASVFSNVQSGDHIVSVRSPYTWAQRMFDNILPRFGIKTTYIDGTRVENFEQAIRPNTKIIYLESPNSWDFVLQDLQAVAGLAKSKNIITICDNSYCTPLFQKPLAMGIDMVLQSATKYIGGHSDVVAGVLTGTRQMMKKIFDNELLNMGNGITPFNAWLLIRGLRTLPIRLERISQSTLKVVDYLKKHPQVEEVIFPFDPAFPQYKLAKKQMSGACGLFTVVMKAEKMDQIVTFCESLRHILMAVSWGGHESLAIPRCASILPENFNPGNRAHKMIRFYVGLEDPDYLIADYEQAFAKSR; via the coding sequence ATGAATGATCTATCGTACATTTTGAACGAATTAGGAGAAGATCGCGAACAGTATTTCCGTGCCATTTCTCCACCCATTATGCAAACCAGCAATTTTGCTTTTAAAAAAGTGGACGATCTGCGTAAAGTATTCGAAGATGAATTCAGCACTTACCTGTATAGCCGTGGTTTAAACCCCACCGTTGATATTTTACGGCAAAAACTGGCCGCCCTCGATGAGGCAGAAGATTGCCTGGTGTTTAACAGCGGCGCCTCCGCCATCTTTGCTTCCGTTTTTTCGAATGTACAATCAGGTGACCATATAGTTTCGGTTCGCAGCCCGTATACCTGGGCGCAACGCATGTTTGATAATATCCTTCCCCGCTTTGGCATTAAAACTACCTATATCGATGGCACCCGCGTTGAGAATTTCGAGCAGGCCATTCGTCCCAATACAAAGATCATTTACCTGGAATCGCCCAACAGTTGGGATTTTGTGCTGCAGGACCTGCAGGCCGTAGCCGGCCTGGCAAAGTCGAAAAATATTATAACAATTTGTGATAACAGCTATTGCACGCCCCTGTTTCAGAAACCCCTGGCTATGGGTATTGATATGGTGTTGCAATCGGCGACCAAATATATCGGCGGGCACAGTGATGTGGTAGCAGGGGTATTAACCGGCACCCGCCAGATGATGAAGAAGATCTTCGATAATGAATTGCTGAACATGGGCAATGGCATTACCCCATTCAATGCGTGGCTGCTGATCCGCGGTTTGCGTACCCTGCCCATTCGGTTAGAACGTATTTCGCAAAGCACCCTTAAGGTGGTTGACTACCTGAAAAAACATCCCCAGGTAGAAGAAGTGATCTTCCCATTCGATCCCGCATTTCCGCAATATAAGCTGGCCAAAAAGCAAATGAGCGGCGCCTGCGGCTTATTTACTGTTGTAATGAAAGCAGAAAAAATGGACCAGATTGTAACCTTCTGCGAATCCTTGCGACATATTCTAATGGCTGTTAGCTGGGGTGGCCACGAAAGCCTGGCAATACCCCGCTGCGCCTCCATTTTACCGGAAAATTTCAATCCCGGCAATCGCGCCCATAAAATGATCCGGTTTTATGTAGGCCTCGAAGACCCGGATTACCTGATCGCAGATTATGAGCAGGCTTTTGCTAAAAGCCGGTAG
- a CDS encoding TonB-dependent receptor codes for MMIKSCILILLAIIAACPLHAQNKQSPDTTRTLQEVVVKAYEQNRQLKEVSAAINVINTDQLKRYNNTSLLPALNATPGVHMEERSPGSYRLNIRGSTLRSPFGVRNVKVYWNGIPFTDPGGNTYLNQLSFYNVNSIEVLKGPASSLYGAGTGGAVLINSQNNERPAGINLHYTTGSYNLQNINAQVTLGDSDHNNTFGYTHQTSDGYRDNTQMRRDVATWETLVKANDKQQLSASVLYGDLYYQTPGGLTAAQYKANPRAARPAAGAFPSAQDAHAAIYQKTFLAGINHQYRFNENFQNTTVVYGAFSNVKNPTFRNYERRSEPHFGGRTMFTLNKQWEQNSLQVSFGGEGQRGFFNTKTFRNVGGNPDTVQTDDDIDNYIYSGFVQGDLHLRGDWSVSAGVSINKSSITITRLTGPETGKLHATFNSEWAPRVAISKKVIPGLLLYASVSRGFSPPGTAEILPSTSIINPDLQAEHGLNYEVGLKSSWLQQRLYVEVNAFYYELRNAIVQRRDSSGADYFTNAGSTRQRGIESQLSYQLLPYKNRFINNARIWASHTYNNFRYQDFKVVATDYSGNKLPGVPKHTVAAGLDVSTRPGWYINLTWYYNDVLALNDANTDMASSYNLAGGRTGWRTGLSKTIMMDVFAGVDNLFDMTYSLGNDINVTGGRYYNAAPGRNYFGGVSFQYRF; via the coding sequence ATGATGATTAAAAGCTGTATCCTTATCTTATTGGCAATTATTGCAGCCTGCCCGCTGCATGCACAAAATAAACAGTCACCCGATACCACCCGCACATTGCAGGAAGTGGTGGTGAAAGCATATGAGCAAAACCGGCAATTAAAAGAAGTGTCCGCCGCCATCAATGTCATCAATACCGACCAGTTAAAACGCTATAATAATACAAGCCTGTTACCTGCCCTGAACGCCACGCCTGGCGTGCATATGGAAGAACGCTCGCCCGGCAGTTACCGGTTAAACATACGCGGCAGTACCCTGCGTTCGCCTTTTGGGGTGCGCAATGTAAAAGTTTACTGGAATGGAATTCCCTTCACCGACCCAGGTGGTAATACGTATCTCAATCAACTCAGTTTTTATAATGTCAACAGCATTGAAGTACTGAAAGGACCGGCCAGCAGTTTATATGGCGCGGGCACGGGTGGCGCGGTACTTATTAACAGTCAAAACAACGAACGGCCGGCTGGCATAAACCTGCACTATACCACTGGCAGCTATAATTTGCAAAACATAAATGCGCAGGTTACGCTGGGCGATAGTGATCATAATAATACATTTGGCTATACCCATCAAACCAGTGATGGTTACCGTGACAATACCCAAATGCGGCGCGATGTGGCTACCTGGGAAACGCTGGTGAAAGCAAATGATAAACAACAGCTGTCGGCTTCGGTGTTGTATGGCGACCTTTATTATCAAACACCCGGTGGGTTAACGGCTGCCCAATACAAGGCCAATCCGCGTGCGGCCCGGCCGGCGGCAGGGGCTTTTCCCAGTGCACAGGATGCCCATGCTGCTATATACCAGAAAACATTTTTAGCAGGCATCAATCATCAATACCGGTTTAATGAAAACTTTCAGAATACGACGGTGGTATATGGCGCTTTTTCCAATGTAAAAAACCCCACCTTCCGTAATTATGAAAGAAGAAGCGAGCCACATTTTGGCGGCCGCACTATGTTCACGTTAAATAAACAATGGGAACAAAACAGTTTGCAGGTATCATTTGGCGGCGAAGGACAACGTGGATTTTTCAACACTAAAACATTCAGGAATGTTGGCGGCAACCCCGACACGGTTCAAACCGATGACGATATCGACAATTACATTTACTCAGGTTTTGTACAGGGTGATCTTCACCTGCGGGGCGATTGGTCGGTAAGCGCCGGCGTAAGCATTAACAAATCATCCATCACCATTACACGGCTTACCGGGCCCGAAACCGGAAAGCTCCATGCTACCTTCAACAGTGAATGGGCGCCCCGGGTTGCGATCTCAAAAAAGGTTATTCCGGGACTGCTGTTGTATGCCAGTGTATCGCGTGGCTTTTCGCCACCCGGTACAGCAGAAATATTGCCATCCACCAGCATTATTAATCCCGACCTGCAGGCTGAACATGGCCTGAACTATGAAGTTGGTCTTAAAAGCAGTTGGTTGCAGCAACGCCTGTATGTGGAAGTGAATGCATTTTATTATGAGCTGCGTAATGCCATTGTACAACGGCGCGATTCCAGCGGGGCCGACTATTTTACCAATGCCGGAAGTACCAGGCAACGGGGTATTGAGTCACAACTCAGCTATCAGCTTTTGCCGTATAAGAACCGGTTTATAAACAACGCCCGCATCTGGGCCAGCCATACGTATAATAATTTCCGCTACCAGGATTTTAAAGTGGTTGCCACTGATTATTCAGGCAACAAATTACCGGGTGTTCCCAAACACACGGTTGCCGCCGGTTTGGATGTTAGTACCCGCCCGGGCTGGTACATTAACCTCACCTGGTATTACAACGATGTGCTGGCATTGAACGATGCCAATACCGATATGGCCAGCTCCTATAACCTGGCTGGCGGTCGCACAGGCTGGCGCACCGGGTTAAGTAAAACTATTATGATGGATGTATTTGCCGGGGTAGATAACTTGTTTGATATGACCTATAGCCTGGGGAACGATATTAATGTCACTGGCGGCCGTTATTACAATGCCGCGCCGGGCAGGAATTATTTTGGCGGCGTTTCGTTTCAGTACAGGTTTTAG
- a CDS encoding ABC transporter substrate-binding protein translates to MTASSFLPAATRMIYDMGLQHLLQGITFECPHEALAEKQKVVRCVLEGNNYSSTEIDKIFSASKAQGKSLYYVDEEVLQAISPDVIFTQDVCEVCQIDTACTAAAVAKLEKHPQLIPLTPNTLHDVFNTAVTIATAMGSEEAAYRYLADLQKRIDAIIDGLRLHKAPPKRVMVMEWLAPIYNCGHWIPYQIAYAGGIDMLSNPGGDSIVTMWEKIVKYDPEVLVIAPCGFTIARTGEEIHLLTEKKEWAQLTAVRNNAVFMADYDLFTQPSASTLTDGIELLAALFHPAIFTVPAHLQHKYQPLHQLTPAHV, encoded by the coding sequence ATGACCGCTTCTTCCTTTCTCCCCGCTGCTACCAGAATGATCTATGATATGGGTTTGCAACACCTGTTGCAGGGCATTACGTTTGAATGCCCGCATGAGGCGCTGGCCGAAAAACAAAAAGTAGTACGCTGCGTACTGGAAGGCAATAACTATAGCAGCACGGAAATAGATAAGATCTTTTCTGCCTCAAAAGCACAGGGTAAAAGCCTGTATTATGTAGATGAAGAAGTGCTGCAGGCCATATCTCCCGATGTTATATTTACGCAGGATGTTTGTGAAGTATGCCAGATCGATACGGCCTGTACTGCAGCTGCCGTGGCCAAACTGGAAAAACACCCCCAGCTGATACCGCTTACCCCCAACACCCTGCACGATGTATTCAATACCGCTGTTACCATTGCAACTGCCATGGGCAGCGAAGAAGCAGCTTACAGGTACCTGGCTGACTTACAAAAAAGAATTGACGCCATCATAGATGGCTTGCGTTTACATAAAGCACCGCCTAAAAGAGTAATGGTAATGGAATGGCTGGCGCCCATTTACAATTGTGGGCACTGGATCCCTTACCAGATAGCTTATGCCGGCGGTATAGATATGCTCTCGAACCCCGGTGGCGACAGCATTGTTACCATGTGGGAAAAGATAGTGAAGTACGATCCCGAAGTACTGGTAATTGCCCCTTGTGGGTTTACCATTGCAAGAACCGGGGAAGAAATTCACTTATTGACCGAGAAAAAAGAATGGGCCCAGCTTACAGCGGTGCGTAACAACGCGGTGTTTATGGCCGATTACGACCTGTTCACCCAGCCCAGCGCCAGCACCTTAACGGATGGCATTGAGTTACTGGCTGCGTTGTTTCACCCTGCAATATTCACCGTACCGGCACACCTGCAGCATAAATACCAGCCGCTTCATCAACTAACACCGGCACATGTGTAA